One genomic segment of Erysipelotrichaceae bacterium 66202529 includes these proteins:
- the fabF gene encoding beta-ketoacyl-ACP synthase II produces MKRRVVITGMGVVSPIGNTVAEVWDSVLHSRCGIGEITHFDATDFRAKLAGEVKNLDMEQYFTKRDLKFNDRFTQFTRIAAKQAYENSGLAEAEFNRDRFGVIIGSGIGGIATIEGASQTIENRGPSRISPYFIPMSLINLAAGSAAIDMDAHGNVSSVVTACAAATNAIGEAFHRIRDGYEDVMAAGGSEAAVTPVAMAGFASMRALHEGSDPQRASIPFDAERKGFVMGEGAGVVILEELEHALARNAEIYGEVIGYGSTCDANHITAPLADGAQAARAMTMAIEDGSITTADVDYINAHGTSTPLNDSSETLAVKKAFGEHAQKPYVSSTKSMSGHLLGASGALEAIISTLAVKNGFVPATINYRHADPACDLNLVVNEGKQEDIHIAMSNSLGFGGHNASILIRKWEK; encoded by the coding sequence ATGAAAAGAAGAGTAGTTATTACAGGGATGGGCGTTGTCTCTCCGATTGGAAATACAGTGGCAGAGGTATGGGACAGTGTCCTGCATTCTCGCTGCGGCATTGGGGAAATTACACATTTCGATGCGACAGATTTCCGTGCCAAGCTGGCAGGAGAAGTGAAAAATCTGGATATGGAGCAGTATTTCACAAAGCGGGATTTAAAATTCAATGACCGTTTCACGCAGTTCACAAGAATTGCGGCAAAGCAGGCCTATGAGAACAGTGGTCTGGCTGAGGCAGAGTTTAACCGTGACCGCTTCGGTGTTATCATCGGCTCTGGAATCGGTGGTATTGCAACAATCGAGGGTGCGTCCCAGACAATCGAAAACCGCGGGCCGAGTCGTATCTCTCCATATTTCATACCGATGTCTTTGATCAATCTGGCAGCCGGGAGTGCTGCGATCGACATGGATGCACATGGCAATGTTTCCAGTGTTGTGACAGCCTGTGCAGCCGCAACCAACGCGATTGGGGAAGCCTTCCACCGTATTCGTGACGGCTATGAGGATGTGATGGCAGCCGGAGGAAGTGAGGCAGCTGTGACACCGGTCGCGATGGCTGGCTTTGCAAGCATGCGGGCACTGCATGAGGGCAGTGATCCCCAGCGTGCTTCTATTCCCTTTGATGCAGAGCGTAAGGGCTTTGTCATGGGAGAGGGAGCCGGCGTTGTCATTCTGGAGGAGCTGGAGCATGCGCTTGCCAGAAATGCAGAAATCTATGGTGAAGTAATCGGATATGGAAGCACCTGTGATGCAAATCATATCACAGCTCCGCTTGCGGATGGTGCACAGGCAGCCCGTGCTATGACGATGGCAATCGAGGATGGAAGCATTACTACTGCAGATGTGGATTATATCAACGCACATGGAACCAGTACACCGCTGAATGATTCCAGCGAAACATTGGCAGTGAAAAAAGCATTCGGTGAGCATGCCCAAAAGCCTTATGTGTCCAGTACGAAATCCATGTCCGGTCATTTGCTTGGGGCAAGCGGAGCACTGGAGGCAATCATTTCCACGCTGGCCGTGAAAAACGGATTTGTACCGGCAACGATCAATTACAGACACGCCGATCCTGCTTGTGATCTGAATTTGGTTGTCAATGAGGGAAAACAGGAAGATATTCATATCGCTATGTCCAATTCCCTGGGCTTTGGCGGTCATAATGCGAGCATTCTTATTCGCAAATGGGAGAAATAA
- the fabZ gene encoding 3-hydroxyacyl-ACP dehydratase FabZ → MIYNSDEIQKIIPHRYPFLLVDRIESIEGNKVTGIKCISANEMQFLGHFPEKAIMPGVLQLEALAQTVAVMLLSREENKGKIGLFAGINKARFKRQVIPGDVLKLEAEVTKERMGIAFVNAVASVDGEIALTAEMMFAVEDPNK, encoded by the coding sequence ATGATATATAACAGTGATGAAATACAGAAAATCATTCCGCACCGCTATCCGTTTTTGCTGGTAGACCGTATTGAGAGCATCGAGGGAAATAAGGTAACGGGTATCAAATGCATCAGTGCCAATGAGATGCAGTTTCTCGGCCATTTCCCGGAAAAGGCAATCATGCCGGGAGTTCTGCAGTTGGAGGCACTGGCACAGACGGTAGCTGTCATGCTGCTGAGCAGGGAAGAAAACAAGGGGAAAATCGGTTTGTTTGCGGGTATCAATAAGGCGCGCTTCAAACGCCAGGTAATTCCCGGAGATGTGTTAAAGCTGGAGGCAGAGGTTACCAAAGAGCGTATGGGAATCGCCTTTGTAAATGCCGTAGCCAGTGTGGATGGTGAGATCGCTTTGACTGCGGAAATGATGTTTGCAGTAGAGGATCCAAACAAATAA
- a CDS encoding 4'-phosphopantetheinyl transferase superfamily protein, which produces MLLGVGCDIVEIARIRTAMEKDSFLRVLSERERKLFDSVPKTRRAEWLAGRFAAKEAVIKAVHKEKVCVLSAVEILADAAGAPICSMTGLQVEVSISHEKEYAIAYAAAVKE; this is translated from the coding sequence ATGCTGCTTGGAGTAGGTTGTGATATTGTGGAAATCGCAAGAATACGCACTGCTATGGAAAAGGACTCCTTTCTGCGTGTGCTGAGTGAGCGGGAGCGTAAGCTGTTTGACAGTGTTCCAAAAACGCGTCGTGCAGAATGGCTGGCAGGCCGTTTTGCGGCGAAGGAGGCTGTTATTAAGGCTGTGCACAAGGAGAAGGTCTGTGTGCTTTCCGCTGTTGAAATTCTTGCGGATGCAGCAGGCGCACCTATTTGTTCTATGACAGGACTTCAGGTAGAGGTATCTATATCTCATGAAAAGGAATATGCGATCGCCTATGCGGCGGCGGTGAAGGAGTAG
- a CDS encoding 1-acyl-sn-glycerol-3-phosphate acyltransferase encodes MYIIRSLYLLWLIPRSWLDAVLVRNKPFNERYAHMQKWSKKLLRHFHVTLDVAQAEQLPKDQPILFVCNHQSEFDMLLQMAVIDLPFTFISKKENEKVPYVAAWSKTLEVILFDREDRGSAIHMLREAARRLKGKENLLIFPEGTRSKGGVMHPMQAGSFQPAFMAKACIVPIVLKNSYDYMNVMKHKGSFHIHILKPLYFEEYKPLKAEGVSTLLQERMQCVLDEQS; translated from the coding sequence ATGTATATCATACGAAGTCTGTATCTGCTGTGGCTGATTCCAAGAAGCTGGCTTGATGCCGTTCTTGTTCGGAATAAGCCATTCAACGAGCGCTATGCACATATGCAGAAATGGTCAAAAAAACTGCTGCGGCATTTTCATGTGACCTTGGATGTGGCGCAGGCTGAGCAACTGCCAAAGGATCAGCCGATTTTGTTTGTATGCAATCACCAGAGTGAGTTTGATATGCTGCTGCAGATGGCGGTTATCGATTTGCCGTTTACGTTCATTTCCAAGAAGGAGAATGAAAAGGTTCCCTATGTGGCAGCCTGGTCGAAAACACTGGAGGTCATACTGTTTGATCGGGAGGATCGCGGCAGTGCCATTCATATGCTCAGAGAAGCTGCCAGGCGGTTGAAGGGAAAAGAGAATTTGTTGATTTTCCCGGAGGGTACCAGAAGCAAGGGCGGCGTGATGCATCCCATGCAGGCAGGCTCCTTTCAGCCGGCGTTTATGGCAAAGGCGTGTATCGTACCTATCGTTTTAAAAAATTCATATGATTATATGAATGTTATGAAGCATAAAGGCAGCTTTCACATCCACATACTGAAGCCGCTCTATTTTGAGGAATACAAGCCGTTGAAGGCAGAGGGTGTGAGTACATTACTGCAGGAACGCATGCAATGTGTGCTAGATGAACAATCGTAA
- the phnG gene encoding phosphonate C-P lyase system protein PhnG: MIRLERTRILVHCSKQFLRQWAEYFEQQEAFHLLEEPKNALTMIRMRESAQHSLFYLGEVLVSETRVECKNVIGIGVIQGNELEKSYDLAVIDAACNAALCGIEALEAALVQEKQRQDAEHARHVAGILKTRVNFETMDV; the protein is encoded by the coding sequence ATGATACGATTGGAAAGAACCCGTATTCTGGTACACTGCAGCAAACAATTTCTAAGACAGTGGGCAGAATACTTTGAACAGCAGGAAGCATTCCATTTGTTGGAAGAACCAAAAAATGCGCTTACGATGATCCGTATGCGGGAAAGTGCACAGCACTCTTTATTCTATCTGGGAGAGGTGCTTGTAAGTGAGACAAGGGTGGAATGCAAAAATGTTATCGGCATTGGTGTCATACAGGGAAATGAATTGGAGAAATCCTATGACCTGGCTGTTATTGATGCGGCGTGCAATGCGGCATTATGCGGTATAGAGGCTTTGGAAGCCGCACTTGTACAGGAGAAGCAGCGACAGGATGCAGAGCATGCCCGTCATGTGGCAGGTATCTTAAAAACACGCGTGAATTTTGAAACGATGGACGTGTAA
- the phnH gene encoding phosphonate C-P lyase system protein PhnH: MNFDMVFDIQHAYRQIVHAFAYPGEIVSLKQEAEKLEVPLSCRAGTGVLLYMLLDADTSFCAISQDDQLAVNIARLTYCRNSTLQQAAHVLVTAECIAQLRDIMQKLKTGTLEDPHLGATLIVECEALKQGNDLIFSGPGIYQTNTLASMLDTDWVEMRSVVNEEFPLGFDMILIDQDANCVALPRTTQVERG; this comes from the coding sequence ATGAACTTTGATATGGTATTTGATATACAGCATGCCTACCGCCAGATTGTGCATGCCTTCGCCTATCCGGGGGAAATTGTTAGCTTAAAGCAGGAGGCAGAAAAGCTGGAGGTACCGCTGAGCTGCCGCGCAGGAACAGGCGTTTTGCTCTACATGTTGCTGGATGCTGACACAAGCTTCTGTGCGATCAGTCAGGATGACCAACTGGCAGTCAATATTGCCAGACTGACCTATTGTCGAAACAGCACATTACAGCAAGCTGCTCATGTTCTGGTAACAGCGGAATGTATTGCACAGCTGCGTGATATCATGCAGAAGCTGAAAACAGGAACGCTGGAGGATCCTCATTTGGGTGCGACCCTAATTGTGGAATGTGAAGCACTGAAACAGGGAAATGATCTTATCTTCAGCGGACCGGGTATTTACCAAACGAATACACTTGCTTCCATGCTGGATACTGACTGGGTGGAAATGCGCAGCGTTGTAAATGAGGAATTTCCGCTGGGCTTTGATATGATACTGATTGATCAGGATGCAAACTGTGTTGCTCTGCCAAGGACAACACAGGTGGAAAGGGGTTAA
- a CDS encoding carbon-phosphorus lyase: MAYVAVKGGAEAIEESIRRLKYERVKSGAGADASQIEQGMRLLVDQVMSEGSLYDPSLAALAIKQGEGSMEEAVFLLRSYRSTLPRSYYSNTVNSTDMDVERRISAAFKDIPQGQILGTSYDYVHRLLDFDLLQEREEELKQYVEEFLQEECHKERTDLRLPKVSDYLRKEGLLPPVTHDERPPKDATKQMLSFPTQRSERLQILSRGMTQAVTALGYASLRGYGVVHPTVGELRVGLLPISIPDPMQPDTYEDSYYIGEIKVTEVESLIPVRKLNANGEKELEFKIGYGITMGQNETKAIAMSILDTCLESEDKSFAVNDEEFVLYHIDSVEATGFISHLKLPHYVTFQSKLNSMRKTKKVQADEKEI, encoded by the coding sequence ATGGCATATGTTGCAGTTAAGGGGGGAGCGGAGGCAATCGAGGAAAGCATCCGTCGTTTGAAATATGAACGTGTAAAGTCCGGGGCTGGGGCAGATGCTTCCCAAATAGAGCAGGGAATGCGTCTGCTGGTGGATCAGGTGATGAGTGAGGGAAGTTTGTATGATCCATCCCTTGCCGCACTTGCTATCAAGCAAGGAGAGGGCAGCATGGAGGAAGCGGTATTTCTCTTGCGAAGCTATCGCTCCACACTACCCAGAAGCTATTATTCCAATACAGTAAACAGTACGGATATGGACGTGGAACGAAGAATTTCCGCTGCCTTTAAGGATATCCCTCAGGGGCAGATTTTGGGTACAAGCTATGATTATGTCCATCGGTTGCTCGATTTTGATTTGCTGCAGGAACGTGAGGAGGAGCTGAAGCAGTATGTAGAAGAATTTTTGCAGGAGGAATGTCATAAGGAGCGAACAGACCTGCGTCTGCCGAAGGTCAGTGATTATCTGCGCAAGGAAGGACTGCTGCCGCCGGTAACGCATGATGAGCGTCCGCCCAAGGATGCAACAAAACAGATGCTGAGCTTTCCTACTCAGCGCAGTGAACGTTTGCAGATACTGAGCAGGGGAATGACACAGGCAGTAACGGCACTTGGTTATGCTTCCCTTCGCGGTTACGGTGTCGTACATCCCACGGTGGGAGAGCTGCGCGTAGGGCTGCTGCCCATCAGCATCCCCGATCCTATGCAGCCGGATACCTATGAGGACTCCTATTATATTGGTGAAATCAAGGTGACTGAGGTGGAAAGCCTCATTCCGGTAAGAAAGCTGAATGCGAATGGAGAGAAGGAGTTGGAATTTAAGATTGGCTATGGAATCACCATGGGGCAGAATGAGACAAAAGCGATAGCCATGAGTATTCTGGATACCTGTCTGGAAAGCGAAGATAAAAGCTTTGCTGTCAATGATGAGGAATTTGTCCTTTATCACATTGATTCTGTAGAGGCTACTGGTTTTATTTCCCATTTGAAGCTGCCTCACTATGTCACATTCCAATCCAAGCTGAACAGTATGAGAAAAACAAAGAAGGTACAGGCTGATGAAAAAGAAATATAA